One window of the Halobacillus litoralis genome contains the following:
- a CDS encoding carbohydrate ABC transporter permease: MQNRSLAFWLFLTPVILGLGIVVVIPFFYGLFYSFTDWNGITADEFLGFENYINLFQEDEFMSSIWFTVKFAIVTVILLNIMGLGLALLVTRNIKSSNLLRTVFFMPNLIGGLILGFIWQFIFISVFGDIAGLTGIEGLNGWLSTTNTGFWGLVILTAWQMAGYIMIIYIAYLENIPKELIEAAKIDGASSFQRFKNITFPLVAPAFTVSMFLTLSMAFKIYDQNLSLTNGGPFNSTQMVAMEIVRTAFSDNQMAYAQAKAVIFFLIVAVIAMTQVYYNKKREVEM, from the coding sequence ATGCAGAATCGCAGCTTAGCATTTTGGTTGTTTTTGACCCCTGTTATTCTCGGCTTGGGAATTGTTGTCGTCATCCCATTCTTTTATGGTCTTTTCTATTCATTCACCGATTGGAACGGGATAACGGCTGACGAATTTTTAGGTTTCGAAAATTACATCAACCTGTTCCAGGAAGATGAATTTATGAGTTCCATTTGGTTTACCGTGAAATTCGCTATCGTTACGGTCATTTTATTAAATATCATGGGGCTTGGTTTAGCTCTGTTAGTAACACGCAATATTAAGTCCAGCAACTTGCTGCGTACCGTATTTTTTATGCCGAACTTGATTGGTGGTCTGATTCTGGGCTTTATCTGGCAGTTCATTTTCATCAGTGTATTCGGGGATATTGCGGGTTTGACAGGTATTGAAGGCCTGAATGGCTGGTTGTCCACCACGAATACCGGTTTCTGGGGACTTGTCATTTTGACAGCTTGGCAAATGGCCGGTTACATTATGATCATTTACATTGCATACTTGGAAAACATTCCTAAAGAGTTGATTGAAGCAGCCAAAATTGATGGAGCAAGCAGTTTCCAACGTTTTAAAAACATTACGTTTCCTCTAGTGGCACCAGCATTCACTGTAAGTATGTTTTTGACGCTGTCTATGGCTTTCAAGATATATGATCAAAACTTATCGCTGACAAATGGTGGTCCGTTCAACTCCACACAGATGGTGGCAATGGAAATTGTGCGAACGGCATTCTCTGATAACCAAATGGCGTATGCCCAGGCGAAAGCCGTCATTTTCTTCCTGATTGTGGCTGTAATTGCAATGACCCAAGTGTATTACAACAAGAAGCGGGAGGTTGAGATGTAA
- a CDS encoding Hsp20/alpha crystallin family protein: MKDFMNWFNPLGNKGEQGEAPWGNTFSDPMADMKKMNDFVQKSMEEAFSPSQKGNIPFQMGKKETSEHKVIELMNEVIVKIQVPLEIDIESIRLAVGNGKLFADGISQERVAIALPVQTSRRNIHAQYNDGVIEVRLPKKHSDEKEIFIHY; the protein is encoded by the coding sequence ATGAAAGACTTTATGAATTGGTTCAACCCATTAGGAAATAAAGGGGAGCAAGGAGAGGCGCCTTGGGGAAATACATTTTCTGACCCGATGGCTGATATGAAAAAGATGAATGATTTTGTGCAGAAGTCGATGGAAGAGGCTTTTTCGCCTTCACAAAAAGGAAATATTCCCTTTCAAATGGGGAAGAAAGAAACATCTGAACATAAAGTGATTGAATTAATGAATGAAGTGATTGTCAAAATACAAGTCCCTTTAGAAATAGATATCGAATCCATACGTCTTGCTGTCGGGAATGGAAAGTTATTTGCTGATGGGATATCTCAGGAAAGGGTAGCCATCGCTCTGCCGGTTCAAACAAGCCGTAGAAATATCCATGCTCAATATAATGATGGAGTAATCGAAGTCAGGCTTCCGAAAAAACATTCGGACGAAAAAGAAATTTTCATTCATTATTAG
- a CDS encoding carbohydrate ABC transporter permease, whose amino-acid sequence MKKNNEKRNLISIEILGLLLGLIWLAPFYLMIVNAFKTKRDIFSGVLGFPEEPVFANFVEAFIDLAFLKSLFNSVLITGLSIAIIILFSSMAGYALARNKSKMSGIMFFIFVAAMLIPFQSVMIPLVSIFGQANMLNAGGLIFMYLGFGCSLSIFLYHGAMTGVSKSMDEAAIIDGANRFQLFWFIIFPLLKPISVTVGILNVIWIWNDYLLPSLVLSESNATIPLKMFYFFGQYTKQWHLALAGLTIAILPVIIGYFFAQKQIINGVSEGAVK is encoded by the coding sequence ATGAAAAAGAACAATGAAAAGAGAAATCTGATTTCTATTGAAATTCTCGGCCTTCTGCTTGGCCTGATCTGGCTGGCTCCCTTTTACTTAATGATTGTGAATGCTTTCAAAACGAAACGCGACATTTTCAGCGGGGTGCTTGGGTTTCCAGAAGAACCTGTTTTCGCAAACTTTGTCGAAGCTTTCATCGATCTCGCGTTTCTGAAGTCTTTGTTCAACTCTGTGTTGATCACAGGTCTCAGCATCGCCATCATCATCCTGTTTTCTTCGATGGCTGGCTATGCACTGGCCAGGAACAAAAGTAAAATGAGCGGCATCATGTTTTTCATATTTGTCGCAGCAATGTTAATTCCGTTCCAATCTGTCATGATTCCGCTTGTTTCGATCTTCGGCCAAGCGAATATGTTGAATGCAGGTGGGCTGATCTTCATGTACTTAGGTTTTGGATGTAGTTTGTCGATCTTCCTTTATCACGGGGCGATGACAGGTGTATCCAAGTCAATGGATGAAGCGGCGATTATTGATGGAGCAAACCGCTTCCAGTTGTTCTGGTTTATTATTTTTCCATTGTTAAAGCCTATTTCTGTGACTGTCGGCATTTTGAATGTCATCTGGATTTGGAATGATTATTTACTTCCTTCCCTTGTACTGAGTGAATCGAATGCTACAATTCCATTGAAGATGTTTTACTTCTTCGGCCAATACACGAAGCAGTGGCATTTAGCACTGGCAGGCTTGACCATCGCCATTCTTCCGGTTATCATCGGATACTTCTTTGCACAGAAACAAATTATCAATGGCGTATCAGAAGGAGCTGTTAAATAA
- a CDS encoding Hsp20/alpha crystallin family protein: protein MKKKSAKLDWEAFSENVEKVLGEDFWNDMHHVIPKRGPSYDFFETEEQAVIVIELPGLTKDHPLHLTQEGTQIIVQGEILYPYPVPQEKLLHNERLIGKFKRIIPIPFHFSFEDVITSYNEGLLVVTIYKQHKNNEIIVQLDPNNE from the coding sequence ATGAAAAAGAAAAGCGCTAAGTTGGACTGGGAGGCTTTCTCTGAGAATGTCGAAAAGGTATTAGGAGAAGATTTTTGGAACGACATGCACCATGTCATCCCAAAGAGAGGTCCTTCTTATGACTTTTTCGAAACCGAAGAACAGGCCGTGATTGTCATTGAACTGCCCGGCCTCACTAAGGACCATCCCCTCCATTTGACACAGGAAGGCACTCAAATCATTGTTCAGGGCGAAATCCTCTACCCATATCCGGTACCCCAGGAAAAATTACTTCACAATGAAAGGTTGATCGGCAAGTTCAAACGGATCATACCGATTCCTTTTCACTTTTCCTTTGAAGATGTCATTACCTCATACAATGAAGGCTTACTTGTCGTCACAATATATAAACAGCATAAAAACAATGAAATCATCGTTCAACTAGACCCTAATAATGAATGA
- a CDS encoding ABC transporter substrate-binding protein gives MKRNKFYSGIATALLASTVALAGCSFGSDESSGDSDTGGSSGESVTVDVFQFKVEFKEQFEELVSKYEEENPDVNINVKTVGGGNDYGASLKTSFSSGEEPDIFNVGGPTDVDEYESYLADLSDTAAADAALEGTLTGVSRDDKVLGLPFNQEGYGLLYNKQVFEEAGINPDEITTFEALEEAVQTLDSQKDELGIDAPFAFPAKEKWVMGNHLANAYLADEFNHSVMEAYEADTVEFAMGDQMKRFTDLQNKYSVQPTLSLDYSQQVEENFSLGKVALIQQGNWVYNTIESMDPEFAQNNVGLLPIPVEGYEGSIPVGVPNYWVVNKESGDEVVQASKDFLDWMYTSDTGKKFVTEEFKFIPAYEGYEDLEIADPISQEIYNYAKEGNTLGWVFLGAPTGWTEGALGVAMQEYIAGDITWDEVEQKATQAWEESRQ, from the coding sequence ATGAAAAGAAACAAATTTTACTCGGGTATTGCGACAGCTTTGTTAGCTTCAACTGTTGCTCTTGCGGGATGTTCTTTCGGTTCTGATGAAAGCAGCGGTGATTCAGACACAGGTGGATCTTCAGGAGAAAGTGTAACAGTTGATGTTTTCCAATTCAAAGTCGAATTCAAAGAGCAATTTGAAGAATTGGTATCCAAGTATGAAGAAGAGAACCCTGATGTCAACATCAATGTGAAAACTGTCGGGGGAGGTAACGATTATGGTGCTTCCTTGAAGACATCCTTTTCATCCGGAGAAGAGCCGGACATCTTTAACGTTGGCGGACCGACAGACGTAGATGAATACGAAAGTTACTTAGCAGATTTATCAGATACAGCAGCTGCAGATGCCGCTTTGGAAGGTACACTGACAGGTGTTTCTCGTGACGACAAAGTTCTGGGACTTCCATTCAACCAGGAAGGATATGGATTGCTTTACAACAAGCAGGTTTTTGAAGAAGCAGGTATCAATCCTGATGAAATCACAACTTTTGAAGCGTTGGAAGAAGCTGTTCAAACATTGGATTCCCAAAAAGATGAACTGGGAATTGACGCACCATTCGCTTTCCCTGCCAAAGAAAAATGGGTAATGGGTAACCACCTGGCTAACGCTTATTTAGCAGATGAGTTCAACCATAGTGTGATGGAAGCATATGAAGCGGATACAGTAGAATTCGCTATGGGCGACCAGATGAAACGCTTCACAGATCTCCAAAATAAGTATTCTGTACAACCGACGTTGAGCCTTGACTATTCACAACAAGTTGAGGAGAATTTCTCTCTAGGTAAAGTCGCGTTGATTCAACAAGGAAACTGGGTGTATAACACGATCGAATCCATGGATCCTGAATTTGCTCAAAACAATGTAGGGCTTCTTCCTATTCCAGTTGAAGGTTATGAAGGAAGTATCCCTGTAGGCGTACCGAACTACTGGGTAGTAAACAAAGAATCTGGCGATGAAGTTGTACAAGCAAGTAAAGATTTCCTTGATTGGATGTACACTTCTGACACCGGTAAAAAATTCGTAACGGAAGAGTTCAAGTTCATTCCAGCTTACGAAGGTTATGAAGATCTTGAAATCGCAGATCCGATTTCCCAAGAGATTTATAACTATGCGAAAGAAGGAAATACACTTGGCTGGGTATTCTTAGGTGCTCCTACTGGATGGACGGAAGGTGCTCTGGGTGTAGCCATGCAAGAATACATCGCAGGTGACATCACTTGGGATGAGGTAGAACAAAAAGCTACACAAGCTTGGGAAGAGTCCCGTCAATAA
- a CDS encoding CBS domain-containing protein: protein MNEIVEQFEVTFNQIHQHLKELNGFPKNDNFAELLQRSKLKHSVIRVHFDQLKQYAKLRNAIVHERISGDYFIATPHKDVVEHLKKIKQTLDQPPEALDFATRPVLFFKEDTAITHIIEAFDQHGISQFPIYTKERNFLGLLTNDGIVRWLSQTMVDGHARLEDITPKEVLHHEKNTNVEFLGANATVFELEERFEKSLDEDRKLKAVILTESGSPDDLPMGIVTTWDLIKVDRQEDDE, encoded by the coding sequence ATGAATGAAATTGTGGAACAGTTCGAAGTCACATTCAATCAAATCCATCAGCATTTGAAGGAATTGAACGGCTTCCCGAAAAATGATAATTTCGCTGAACTCCTACAACGATCAAAATTGAAGCACAGTGTGATCCGTGTTCACTTCGATCAACTGAAGCAGTATGCGAAGTTGAGGAATGCAATCGTGCACGAGCGGATCAGTGGAGATTACTTTATTGCAACACCTCATAAAGATGTTGTCGAGCATTTGAAGAAAATTAAACAAACGCTTGATCAACCGCCTGAAGCCCTTGATTTTGCGACCCGTCCCGTCCTTTTCTTTAAAGAAGATACAGCTATTACACATATCATAGAAGCTTTTGATCAGCACGGAATTTCGCAATTTCCTATTTATACTAAGGAACGGAATTTTCTCGGGCTGCTCACAAATGATGGCATCGTTCGCTGGCTCTCTCAAACGATGGTAGACGGCCATGCACGATTAGAAGACATCACCCCAAAAGAAGTGTTACATCACGAAAAAAATACTAATGTAGAATTTTTAGGAGCAAATGCGACCGTTTTCGAGCTTGAAGAACGTTTCGAAAAAAGCTTGGATGAGGATCGGAAGCTAAAAGCTGTCATTTTAACGGAGTCAGGAAGTCCTGATGACTTGCCGATGGGTATTGTCACAACATGGGATTTGATTAAAGTCGACCGTCAGGAAGACGATGAATGA
- a CDS encoding LacI family DNA-binding transcriptional regulator, which translates to MSVTIKDVAKKADVAPSTVSRVISDSPRISEKTKRKVRKVMDELGYHLNYNGRVLVSQSTQTIGIVTKVSSVHSFENPFFSELLRGISDACHESDYSIYLTTGNTEEAIYQEVVKMVQGKRVDGVIVLYSRQDDKVVPYLRECEFPFVMVGKPVDRASETMFVDNDNIQASKDVTEYMIALGHEKIGFIGGDSHYEVARDRLEGFRLALSNHNLKVNEELRKNIHPGKVDADEVVKELMDLPDPPTGLVITDDYNALLVMRALAARGVKLPEDMSIVGFNNTMIAQLSNPPLTTVDTQSIQLGHESARNLIDLLNRPDMIKKSVIIPTVIVERESCKERWIYRQE; encoded by the coding sequence GTGTCTGTAACGATTAAAGACGTTGCCAAGAAGGCGGACGTCGCTCCATCTACGGTCTCTCGTGTCATTTCGGACAGCCCGCGGATCAGCGAAAAGACGAAACGGAAAGTTAGGAAAGTGATGGATGAACTCGGCTACCACCTTAACTACAATGGGCGGGTGCTGGTGAGCCAATCCACGCAGACGATTGGTATCGTCACAAAAGTTTCATCCGTGCATTCTTTTGAAAATCCGTTTTTTTCAGAATTGTTGAGGGGAATCAGTGATGCTTGTCATGAAAGTGATTACAGCATCTATTTGACGACTGGGAATACAGAGGAAGCCATTTACCAGGAAGTTGTAAAGATGGTTCAAGGCAAGAGGGTTGATGGAGTCATCGTCCTCTATTCCCGGCAAGATGACAAAGTCGTCCCTTATTTGCGGGAATGTGAATTTCCTTTTGTCATGGTCGGCAAACCAGTTGATCGTGCCAGTGAAACGATGTTCGTCGACAACGACAATATTCAAGCCAGTAAAGATGTGACGGAGTATATGATTGCACTTGGCCATGAAAAAATCGGGTTCATTGGTGGAGATTCACATTATGAAGTGGCACGGGACCGCTTAGAAGGATTCAGACTAGCCTTATCAAACCATAATCTCAAAGTGAATGAAGAATTACGGAAAAACATACATCCCGGAAAAGTAGATGCAGATGAAGTGGTGAAGGAATTGATGGACTTACCTGATCCACCGACAGGGTTAGTGATTACAGATGATTACAATGCCTTGCTTGTCATGCGTGCTTTGGCAGCAAGAGGTGTGAAGCTGCCCGAGGACATGAGCATCGTCGGTTTCAACAATACGATGATCGCACAACTGTCCAACCCTCCGCTGACTACTGTTGATACACAGTCCATTCAACTTGGGCATGAGTCCGCTCGGAATTTGATCGATTTACTTAATCGGCCGGATATGATCAAGAAAAGCGTCATTATCCCGACAGTGATCGTCGAAAGAGAATCCTGCAAAGAACGGTGGATTTACCGACAAGAGTAG
- a CDS encoding helix-turn-helix domain-containing protein, whose translation MIGERIKKIRKDRHMSLSELAERAGVAKSYLSSIERNIQTNPSVQFLTKISQELDVSINFLLHGEAEPKDETLDEDWTHLVQEAMNSGISKEQFREYLEFNKWKIHQNK comes from the coding sequence ATGATCGGTGAACGCATTAAGAAAATACGTAAAGACCGACATATGTCGCTATCTGAATTAGCTGAAAGAGCGGGTGTCGCCAAATCTTATCTAAGTTCGATCGAACGGAATATCCAAACGAATCCGTCTGTTCAATTTCTGACTAAAATATCCCAGGAATTAGATGTTTCTATAAATTTCTTGTTACATGGGGAAGCAGAACCAAAAGACGAAACACTTGATGAAGATTGGACGCACCTCGTGCAAGAAGCTATGAACTCAGGTATATCAAAAGAGCAATTCCGCGAGTATCTGGAATTCAATAAATGGAAAATCCATCAGAATAAATAA
- a CDS encoding efflux RND transporter permease subunit — protein MKLVNLSVKRPVGVIMVVAAILALGFVSLRSLTIDLYPEIDLPIAVVSTSYEGAAPQEVEKLVSRPVESSVSSIEGLEVLQSQSQAGASLVLLQFNTGVDLDSTLLQVRENVDQVTDLLPEGATDPSVLRFDPQQLPIMTVGLSGDTPAELQEIAENRLVPFLERQEGVASVSVEGGKVSEAQVLVDRAQMAQYGLDSQTVIQALNASNQSASAGSIEKGQKDLQIRIDGEFGSIDDVKSTIIQSPTGAQVTLDQIAEVKETLTNSNTISKVNGSSSVVLSILKKTDANTVETSDNVRAAMGELEGDLPEGVGTDIVLDTSEFIKISINSVVLNIILGGIFSVLVLLLFLKSIRATLVIGLSIPIAIISTFTLMYFTGETLNVLTMGGLALGIGMMVDSSIVILENIVSYRQRGYSMVEAAKEGASELAPAVVASATTTLVVFLPIIFVEGIASELFTPLALTIMFALIASLAVSVTLIPMLSSKLLTKSLKENGRRYWFDRFLEKVNDGYRSILRWVLKFRKTTLAITAALIAGSVALIPLIGTEFIPPSDQGQVEVRVNMPEGTSMEETEVLTEEVDSRIEDFQEIIDVSYLSIGGGGMGSVGNGSSDFASYTIQLVEPGEREKTTQQVMEEIDESLSSIPGAEIQVSEMDAGLGTGAPLQVQLNGAEYEVLDQLAGQVAYMMNEIDGVNNATSSTEEGRPEMQIDVNQEKAAQYGLTDQQVIGQVQLGFNGQIATRYRDGADEIDVRFILPEEERQTIADLEGMLVQTPNGALIPLATIAELKQVQGPVSLLRQNQQPQVNVEAEIGDVDLGTATEEVRAELERLNFPDGYSYSIGGEAQDMQDAFGDLSLALIFSIFLVYAVMAIQFENFLFPFIIMFSLPATVIGISGGLFMTGLPFSLPAFVGIIMLAGIVVNNAIVLVDYINILRRKSYDRYEAILEAGPNRMRPILMTTLTTILGMVPLAIGIGRGAEAQQPLAVTIIFGLTVSSFFTLVLIPVVYTYFDDLSTKVTGFFRRRAAKE, from the coding sequence ATGAAGCTCGTTAATCTTTCTGTCAAAAGACCAGTCGGGGTCATTATGGTTGTTGCGGCTATTCTTGCTCTTGGTTTCGTATCACTGAGGAGTTTGACCATCGATCTTTATCCTGAAATCGATTTGCCGATTGCTGTCGTTTCTACATCTTACGAGGGGGCAGCCCCTCAAGAGGTGGAAAAGCTCGTCAGCCGACCTGTGGAATCATCGGTAAGCAGTATTGAAGGGCTTGAAGTGCTTCAGTCGCAATCTCAGGCTGGAGCTTCACTCGTTTTATTACAATTTAACACAGGTGTGGATTTAGATAGTACCTTGCTCCAAGTCCGTGAAAATGTCGATCAGGTTACAGATCTTCTTCCGGAAGGAGCTACAGATCCAAGCGTACTGCGATTCGATCCCCAGCAACTGCCGATCATGACTGTCGGATTATCGGGAGACACACCAGCAGAACTTCAGGAAATTGCTGAAAATCGCCTCGTACCTTTTCTGGAAAGGCAGGAAGGTGTCGCTTCTGTAAGTGTTGAGGGTGGTAAAGTCAGTGAAGCTCAGGTCCTTGTTGATAGAGCCCAGATGGCTCAGTACGGCCTTGATTCTCAAACGGTGATTCAAGCGCTGAATGCGAGTAACCAGTCCGCTTCAGCAGGGAGTATCGAAAAAGGACAAAAAGATCTGCAAATTCGTATAGATGGGGAATTCGGTTCCATTGACGATGTGAAAAGTACTATTATTCAATCGCCGACAGGAGCTCAAGTCACGCTTGATCAAATAGCCGAGGTCAAAGAAACATTGACCAATTCGAATACAATCAGCAAAGTGAACGGATCTTCCTCAGTAGTATTGTCCATCCTGAAAAAAACGGATGCGAATACAGTGGAGACATCCGATAACGTACGCGCGGCTATGGGTGAGTTGGAAGGCGATCTTCCAGAAGGTGTCGGAACAGATATCGTGCTCGACACATCCGAATTCATAAAAATATCCATCAATAGTGTCGTTTTGAACATCATCCTTGGTGGGATTTTCTCGGTACTCGTGCTCTTGCTTTTCCTTAAAAGCATACGAGCAACCCTTGTCATCGGGCTATCGATTCCGATTGCCATCATTTCCACCTTCACCTTAATGTACTTCACTGGAGAAACATTGAATGTGTTGACAATGGGAGGCCTTGCTCTCGGAATCGGGATGATGGTGGACAGCTCGATCGTCATTTTAGAGAACATCGTCAGTTATCGGCAGAGGGGTTACTCGATGGTGGAGGCGGCCAAAGAAGGAGCATCAGAGCTTGCTCCTGCAGTTGTAGCTTCTGCAACCACTACACTAGTGGTTTTTCTTCCGATTATTTTTGTTGAAGGTATCGCTTCAGAACTGTTCACACCGCTGGCGCTGACGATCATGTTCGCTTTAATCGCATCACTCGCTGTTTCTGTAACGTTGATTCCGATGCTTTCGTCAAAATTGCTTACCAAATCATTAAAAGAAAACGGGCGCCGCTATTGGTTCGATCGGTTTCTTGAGAAAGTCAATGATGGATACCGATCGATATTACGCTGGGTGCTGAAATTCAGGAAAACCACACTCGCGATCACCGCTGCACTCATCGCAGGCAGTGTCGCTTTAATTCCGCTGATAGGGACAGAGTTCATTCCGCCTTCTGATCAAGGACAGGTCGAAGTCCGGGTCAACATGCCAGAAGGTACGTCAATGGAAGAAACAGAGGTGCTCACTGAGGAAGTGGATTCCCGTATCGAGGATTTCCAGGAGATCATTGATGTCAGTTATCTGTCGATCGGCGGTGGCGGCATGGGGAGTGTAGGCAATGGGTCTTCTGATTTTGCCTCCTATACGATCCAGCTTGTCGAACCAGGAGAACGGGAGAAAACGACACAGCAAGTGATGGAAGAAATAGATGAATCTCTATCAAGTATCCCAGGAGCTGAAATTCAGGTAAGTGAGATGGATGCAGGTCTAGGCACTGGTGCACCATTGCAAGTTCAATTGAATGGTGCGGAATATGAAGTGTTGGACCAGCTGGCCGGCCAAGTTGCTTATATGATGAATGAAATTGATGGTGTCAATAATGCCACCTCTTCGACTGAAGAGGGCCGTCCTGAAATGCAAATTGATGTCAATCAAGAGAAAGCGGCACAGTATGGTTTGACAGATCAACAAGTGATTGGACAAGTCCAACTGGGTTTCAATGGGCAAATTGCGACACGATATCGAGATGGAGCGGATGAAATCGATGTCCGATTCATTTTACCGGAAGAAGAGAGGCAGACCATTGCAGATCTAGAGGGGATGCTTGTGCAAACACCGAATGGAGCCCTGATTCCACTAGCGACGATAGCTGAGCTGAAGCAAGTTCAAGGCCCTGTATCACTTCTCCGCCAAAACCAGCAGCCTCAAGTGAATGTGGAAGCGGAAATCGGAGATGTCGATTTAGGTACAGCAACAGAAGAAGTTAGAGCTGAATTGGAGAGATTGAATTTTCCTGATGGTTATTCCTATAGCATCGGGGGAGAAGCTCAGGATATGCAGGATGCCTTTGGTGACTTATCACTAGCCCTGATTTTTTCAATCTTTCTTGTTTATGCTGTAATGGCGATTCAGTTTGAAAACTTCCTGTTCCCTTTTATCATCATGTTTTCACTTCCTGCTACTGTCATTGGAATTTCAGGCGGGCTGTTTATGACAGGACTGCCATTCAGTCTGCCTGCCTTTGTCGGGATCATTATGCTGGCAGGTATTGTGGTCAACAATGCGATCGTCTTAGTAGATTACATTAATATTCTAAGACGGAAATCCTACGATCGTTATGAAGCAATTCTGGAAGCAGGTCCTAACCGGATGCGACCGATTTTAATGACGACATTGACGACAATCTTAGGAATGGTCCCACTGGCTATCGGGATTGGCAGAGGGGCAGAAGCTCAGCAGCCATTAGCAGTCACGATCATTTTCGGGTTGACCGTTTCAAGTTTCTTTACACTTGTGCTTATCCCGGTCGTCTATACGTATTTCGATGATTTATCAACGAAAGTGACAGGATTCTTCCGTCGCAGAGCAGCAAAGGAATAA
- a CDS encoding PilZ domain-containing protein, translating to MMEATTIWRRECSILHERRHEPFRYPFHVPLPGFYNKKTNRHISGPISINDISMNGLRFSAAPEPGLSTKDEIYLSFIYENETFTAEGRVIWLKSEDQNMTCGVHVFGFPDRLKNIIQQLGDSLDEVTNPLLESQSP from the coding sequence ATGATGGAAGCAACAACTATTTGGAGAAGGGAATGTTCGATTTTGCACGAACGCAGACATGAGCCTTTCCGTTACCCCTTCCACGTACCACTCCCGGGGTTTTATAACAAAAAAACCAACAGACATATATCCGGTCCTATAAGCATTAATGATATAAGTATGAACGGCTTACGTTTTTCTGCCGCTCCCGAACCCGGCTTGTCCACGAAAGACGAAATATATCTTTCGTTCATCTATGAAAATGAGACATTCACAGCAGAAGGCAGAGTCATTTGGTTGAAATCGGAAGACCAAAACATGACATGTGGCGTCCATGTATTCGGATTTCCGGACCGTTTGAAAAACATCATCCAACAACTGGGAGATTCACTTGATGAGGTCACAAATCCACTGTTGGAATCACAGTCTCCATAA
- a CDS encoding sugar phosphate isomerase/epimerase family protein, whose translation MSTIPFAVQLYTLRKETAEDFAGTLRKVADLGFEAVEFAGFGEMTAREVKNLLDKLNLKAAASHVPLEELKNHLPQVLEDQKTIGSTYVVCPFIEKRQEEDYRTLIRDLNDIGEACQKEGITLCYHNHDFELEPFTDGRKPLDLIFQETDEDRVKAEFDIYWLQKAGEQPSEWIDRYQGRAPLIHLKDMTLDEEQFFAELGTGGVDLDTIFVLGEKVGVKWWIVEQDESRTSPLESLEISMNYLKEKFPHLQK comes from the coding sequence ATGAGTACGATACCATTCGCCGTTCAACTCTACACATTACGTAAAGAAACAGCAGAAGACTTTGCCGGTACACTGCGCAAAGTCGCTGATTTAGGGTTTGAAGCTGTAGAATTTGCTGGTTTTGGAGAAATGACAGCCAGGGAAGTCAAAAACCTTTTGGACAAGTTGAATTTAAAAGCTGCAGCCAGTCATGTCCCTCTAGAGGAATTGAAGAACCATTTACCTCAAGTATTAGAGGATCAAAAAACGATCGGGAGCACCTATGTGGTATGTCCTTTCATTGAAAAACGTCAGGAAGAGGATTACCGTACTTTAATCAGGGATCTTAATGACATCGGCGAAGCCTGTCAAAAAGAGGGCATTACTCTTTGCTATCATAATCATGATTTCGAATTGGAACCCTTTACAGATGGCCGCAAACCATTGGATTTGATTTTTCAAGAGACGGATGAAGATAGAGTAAAAGCCGAGTTTGATATATACTGGCTGCAAAAAGCAGGCGAGCAGCCTTCTGAATGGATCGATCGCTACCAGGGAAGGGCTCCCCTTATACATTTGAAAGACATGACACTTGATGAAGAGCAATTTTTTGCTGAGTTAGGGACAGGTGGTGTTGATTTAGATACCATTTTTGTTTTGGGCGAAAAGGTTGGGGTCAAGTGGTGGATTGTCGAGCAGGATGAAAGTCGCACAAGCCCTCTTGAGAGTCTTGAGATCAGCATGAATTACCTGAAGGAAAAGTTTCCCCATTTACAGAAATAA